The following proteins are co-located in the Clostridiales bacterium genome:
- a CDS encoding C4-dicarboxylate ABC transporter permease has translation MDLFFAGLETLLQWQNFLIIPVGLALGIVVGAIPGLTSDLGIILCIPLTYGMDPTMAILMLLAIYCGGTYGGSITAILINTPGTSANAATLFDGYPMAKKGEAYKALSMALFASTIGGLISAGSLLFLAPQIAKITLLFGPAEYLALAIFGLSVIASVSNKSIFKGLIGACIGIFISTIGMDNISGTTRFVFGKINLMSGINLIIALIGLFAISEIMMKSQYNPRTDRKIVDASSITKSKITREEYKRCRKPIGIGSLTGVIIGATPGTGGGLAAFIAYNQVKTTSKHPETFGEGEIEGVAASESANNGACGSTMIPMLTLGVPGDGATAILMGAFMIHGMVPGPMLFREQGNILYAIMLGLFVVNIFMYLIGSVFTRFYAHITRIPYELLACIVLTFCIAGAYSTSNSLYDVYIIIVVGILAYFLRRMDFQLVPILLGIVLGPLAEMNFRRALILSDGSLSIFVTRPISLGFLLIALGSVLLFAWRNSRAKKKALA, from the coding sequence ATGGACTTATTTTTTGCTGGTCTGGAGACACTTTTGCAGTGGCAAAATTTCTTGATTATCCCAGTGGGTTTGGCCCTAGGCATTGTTGTTGGAGCAATTCCCGGGCTCACATCAGATCTGGGAATTATTCTCTGTATCCCGTTAACCTATGGAATGGATCCTACCATGGCGATTCTGATGCTGCTTGCGATCTACTGCGGGGGTACATATGGGGGTTCGATTACCGCAATCCTCATTAATACACCGGGAACGTCGGCAAATGCTGCTACACTTTTTGATGGCTATCCCATGGCCAAGAAAGGTGAGGCATACAAGGCACTTTCTATGGCACTGTTTGCCTCGACAATCGGCGGACTGATCAGTGCAGGTTCCTTGTTGTTTCTTGCACCTCAGATTGCAAAGATTACATTGCTTTTCGGCCCGGCAGAGTACCTGGCCCTTGCAATATTCGGCCTTTCCGTCATTGCAAGCGTATCAAATAAAAGTATCTTTAAGGGTTTGATCGGTGCCTGTATCGGAATCTTTATATCGACCATCGGAATGGACAATATTAGCGGAACAACACGCTTTGTTTTTGGAAAGATCAACCTTATGAGCGGCATCAATCTTATTATTGCATTGATTGGATTATTTGCGATCTCTGAGATTATGATGAAATCTCAGTATAACCCGCGTACAGACAGAAAAATTGTTGATGCATCCAGTATTACCAAAAGCAAAATCACGCGAGAGGAATACAAACGATGCCGGAAGCCCATTGGAATTGGATCTCTCACCGGAGTAATCATTGGTGCAACGCCGGGTACCGGAGGCGGATTAGCTGCGTTTATCGCATATAATCAGGTTAAAACTACCTCGAAACACCCGGAGACCTTCGGCGAAGGTGAAATTGAGGGAGTCGCTGCTTCCGAATCTGCAAATAATGGTGCCTGCGGCTCAACTATGATCCCCATGCTGACCCTTGGTGTGCCCGGTGACGGAGCAACCGCGATTCTTATGGGCGCTTTCATGATTCATGGCATGGTGCCTGGTCCTATGCTGTTTCGGGAACAAGGCAATATTCTATATGCCATCATGCTGGGACTTTTCGTAGTCAATATTTTCATGTATCTCATCGGTAGTGTCTTCACAAGATTCTATGCACACATAACACGGATTCCTTACGAACTTCTGGCGTGTATTGTGCTGACCTTCTGCATTGCCGGTGCCTATTCCACCAGCAACAGTCTGTATGATGTCTATATCATTATCGTGGTTGGTATTTTGGCATATTTCCTTAGGAGAATGGACTTCCAGTTAGTGCCGATTCTTCTGGGGATCGTGCTTGGACCTCTCGCAGAAATGAATTTCAGACGTGCTTTGATTCTATCTGATGGCAGCCTTAGTATTTTCGTCACTCGACCCATCAGCCTTGGATTTCTGCTCATTGCATTAGGCTCTGTTCTGCTGTTTGCCTGGAGAAATTCACGGGCCAAGAAGAAGGCGCTGGCTTAA
- a CDS encoding tripartite tricarboxylate transporter TctB family protein — MKLKYNSEIMSGSVFLVAAVVLWLLIPSQIDTMETSAINAQTVPKIVIGGMGIFSFCLLLQGIFTAPKKEVVITRTTLSSEHFQKELKSIIYAAIFLAYLVALTWVGFLISTMLLTIAILVFYGARRWYYYAIPLAMVGVVYFIFKMLLRVSLP, encoded by the coding sequence ATGAAACTGAAATACAATTCGGAAATTATGTCGGGATCTGTTTTCTTGGTCGCAGCTGTGGTGCTGTGGCTGCTGATCCCAAGTCAGATCGATACAATGGAAACCTCTGCGATCAACGCGCAGACGGTGCCCAAAATTGTAATCGGAGGAATGGGAATATTCTCATTCTGTTTGCTCCTGCAAGGCATCTTTACAGCGCCAAAAAAAGAAGTTGTCATAACAAGGACAACCCTGAGTTCAGAACACTTTCAAAAGGAACTCAAAAGCATCATATACGCGGCTATCTTTTTGGCTTATCTCGTAGCGCTTACATGGGTGGGATTTCTGATTTCCACTATGCTGCTGACCATTGCAATTCTAGTTTTTTACGGCGCCCGCAGGTGGTATTATTATGCAATCCCGCTTGCCATGGTAGGAGTCGTGTATTTCATATTCAAGATGTTGCTTAGGGTTTCATTGCCGTAA
- a CDS encoding tripartite tricarboxylate transporter substrate binding protein, with translation MKSSMKRFFTVLLALALLISVTACGAKPAANGSTPEDSEKPADGFPEKQVTIIMPWSLGGGPDTIARQIASYGEKYLGVPVIVENKTGGAGTIAMAAALQAADDGYSMIVANGPLFSLTPSFQNVNYTIDDITPLIGMREVEFVVLSNPGKSGIETLDQLKEYAASGKTIKYATTGGPGNDSYTMISVLFKRLGLPAEAVPYDGGQDAINALAGGHVDIAIGSPPVYRDYVKSGELACLGTFIPDGIEVDGIGRIPSFKEQGIDAEFIGMDYFAVRSSVDDAKKKVLTEFLQKVYADPEFQKFMSEMGMKAWDGTEDEILQKIDEQSKAMEDYITLLK, from the coding sequence ATGAAAAGCTCGATGAAACGATTCTTCACCGTCCTTTTGGCATTAGCGCTGCTGATATCGGTGACTGCCTGTGGTGCAAAGCCTGCGGCAAATGGCTCAACGCCGGAAGATAGTGAAAAACCTGCAGACGGCTTCCCTGAAAAGCAGGTTACCATCATTATGCCTTGGAGTCTCGGCGGCGGACCGGACACCATTGCACGCCAAATCGCATCCTATGGTGAAAAATACTTGGGTGTACCTGTTATCGTGGAGAATAAAACTGGTGGCGCAGGAACAATTGCAATGGCTGCTGCGCTTCAGGCTGCGGACGACGGTTATTCCATGATCGTGGCAAACGGCCCGTTATTTTCACTGACACCAAGCTTTCAGAACGTCAATTATACAATCGATGATATAACGCCTCTTATCGGTATGCGTGAGGTTGAGTTCGTTGTTCTGTCAAACCCGGGCAAAAGTGGTATCGAAACCCTGGATCAGCTCAAGGAGTATGCAGCATCGGGAAAAACCATAAAATATGCAACCACCGGTGGTCCGGGCAACGATAGCTATACGATGATCTCAGTGCTCTTCAAGAGGTTGGGTCTGCCGGCAGAAGCGGTACCTTATGACGGCGGTCAGGATGCAATCAATGCTCTGGCTGGCGGACATGTGGATATTGCCATTGGATCCCCTCCCGTCTATCGCGATTATGTCAAGAGCGGAGAGCTCGCCTGCCTTGGGACCTTTATTCCCGATGGCATAGAGGTTGATGGAATCGGCAGGATTCCTTCCTTCAAGGAGCAGGGAATTGATGCGGAGTTTATCGGTATGGACTATTTTGCAGTAAGATCCAGTGTGGATGATGCAAAGAAAAAGGTTTTGACTGAGTTTCTTCAGAAGGTTTATGCGGATCCTGAGTTCCAGAAGTTTATGTCCGAAATGGGAATGAAAGCATGGGACGGCACGGAGGACGAAATTCTGCAAAAGATCGATGAACAAAGCAAGGCGATGGAAGACTATATCACGCTCCTCAAATAA
- a CDS encoding MBL fold metallo-hydrolase has product MVRCVLEVTFINVGYGDAILVESNGFTLLLDGGSALTGEFKDFPFRIPAAEYIKQTGLSKIDLMILSHIHEDHIGGLEAIFDQVSVGEIRLPYDPALFLKGTTLAAARSVPPSVHLFTSALLATIRILELAKHQAIPVKVLQNGDRILLSSGIELDVLAPSFETKQSFENLLTEALTAEDSTKALLDLDRTANESSLLLKVSAENTALLLSADHCPDKWSPEFFSALQNVNVLKLPHHGQKDSISEEVFSKMPLTHVITTASSDRRYHSANPEVYNTLLRLHPNVTLLFTDERDYPPYFQNPDGARAIKLVIDSRGIHTEFIR; this is encoded by the coding sequence ATGGTGAGGTGTGTATTGGAAGTAACATTTATCAATGTAGGCTATGGAGACGCTATTTTAGTTGAATCGAATGGATTTACACTGCTGCTGGACGGCGGCAGTGCATTGACAGGAGAGTTTAAAGACTTTCCGTTTCGTATCCCTGCGGCGGAGTACATAAAGCAAACAGGGCTGTCAAAGATTGATCTGATGATTCTGTCTCATATTCACGAGGATCATATCGGTGGATTAGAGGCTATTTTCGATCAGGTTTCTGTGGGTGAGATTCGCTTGCCTTATGACCCAGCTTTGTTTCTAAAAGGAACGACGTTGGCTGCTGCTCGATCCGTGCCGCCCAGCGTTCATCTATTCACTTCAGCCCTCCTTGCTACAATTCGTATTCTGGAGTTGGCAAAACATCAGGCAATTCCAGTGAAAGTCCTGCAGAACGGGGATCGTATCCTTCTGTCATCAGGCATAGAACTTGATGTACTTGCACCATCCTTTGAAACGAAGCAGTCTTTTGAGAATCTGCTGACAGAGGCATTGACAGCGGAGGACTCGACAAAAGCGCTTCTTGATCTTGATCGTACTGCAAACGAAAGCAGTCTGCTTCTCAAGGTTAGTGCCGAAAACACCGCATTGTTGCTGTCAGCAGACCATTGCCCTGACAAATGGTCTCCGGAATTCTTTTCAGCGCTCCAAAATGTAAACGTTCTCAAATTGCCGCACCATGGTCAAAAGGACAGCATTAGCGAGGAAGTATTTTCTAAAATGCCGCTGACCCATGTCATTACAACGGCATCTTCTGATCGACGCTATCACAGTGCGAACCCAGAGGTATATAACACCTTACTGCGTTTACATCCCAATGTAACTCTACTTTTTACAGATGAACGAGACTATCCCCCTTATTTCCAAAACCCGGACGGCGCTCGCGCCATAAAGCTTGTGATTGATTCCCGTGGGATTCACACGGAATTTATCAGATAA
- a CDS encoding LacI family transcriptional regulator encodes MAATILDVADLCGYSKATVSRAFASPDQVAEKTRQRVYEAARALNYTPDAIARAMVRGRTDNIGFVIYEKQYPVVLNPFYSPIFESVLQTCARKGYSLFISSDRDLRLPNGQTCVKKQMDGIILAGQSDAQMVMDLRRQNMPVVVLNNAIDVDDLTCVTTDQYGGALLAMRHLTERGHRKIAIIAGAFSPHVCTSRYNGYCDALREIGQTIDLRFVQTIEPTAEQATQCASMMLSLPDRPTAIFCTNDTIAVGTLKAALRAGLRIPQDVAIIGFDDSEISHLVEPELTTVRVDKAAMGCIAAEQLIAQIEGETPPKQVIQTPVELVIRQTT; translated from the coding sequence ATGGCTGCAACAATTTTAGATGTAGCAGATTTGTGCGGATATTCCAAGGCGACTGTTTCCCGTGCGTTTGCCAGCCCGGATCAGGTTGCGGAAAAAACGCGCCAGAGAGTATATGAAGCTGCACGTGCATTGAATTACACACCTGATGCTATAGCGCGGGCAATGGTTCGAGGTCGTACGGATAATATTGGGTTTGTTATCTATGAAAAGCAGTATCCTGTGGTGCTGAATCCCTTTTATTCGCCGATATTTGAAAGTGTACTGCAGACCTGTGCTCGAAAAGGCTATAGCCTTTTTATCTCGTCTGACCGGGATTTACGCTTGCCTAACGGGCAGACCTGCGTGAAAAAGCAAATGGATGGTATTATTCTTGCCGGTCAATCTGATGCACAGATGGTAATGGATCTAAGACGCCAGAATATGCCGGTTGTAGTGCTGAATAACGCAATTGATGTGGATGATTTGACCTGCGTTACGACCGATCAGTATGGTGGTGCGCTGCTTGCTATGCGGCATCTGACCGAGCGGGGACATCGCAAAATCGCGATCATCGCAGGTGCGTTCTCGCCTCATGTATGCACTTCCCGTTACAATGGCTATTGTGATGCACTGAGGGAGATCGGACAGACGATTGATCTTCGTTTTGTGCAGACCATAGAACCAACAGCAGAGCAAGCTACCCAATGTGCGTCAATGATGCTGTCCTTACCCGATCGCCCTACGGCCATTTTCTGTACCAATGATACAATTGCCGTCGGAACTTTAAAGGCGGCGCTGCGCGCAGGATTACGGATTCCTCAGGATGTTGCTATCATTGGTTTTGATGATAGTGAAATCAGTCATTTGGTAGAACCGGAATTAACCACGGTGCGTGTGGATAAGGCTGCCATGGGCTGCATTGCAGCAGAGCAGCTGATTGCTCAAATAGAAGGGGAGACTCCTCCGAAGCAAGTAATTCAAACACCAGTGGAGCTGGTGATTCGACAGACTACTTAG